The nucleotide window GGTGACTAAGATTTGAGATGGTAGCTGGGATTTCTCCGGAAAACATATTCTGATTTAGACGCAAAAATCGTAATTCAACCAAATCTCCAATCCACAATGGCAACCTTCCAGAAAAACTATTACGTGATAGATCTAGAGCCTCCAATCGTCTACAGTCTTTTACAAACGGTGGGAAGTTGCCAGAGAAACTATTGTTACTCAACATGAGAAAGGAAATGTCCTTCACCCCAAAACACCAAGGAAGTTGTCCCTCGAGAAGATTGTTCCTTAAGTCCAATGATTCCAAGAATTCCGCTTTGCAGAGAGATTCGGGAATAGAACCGGTTATTTGATTGGAAACCAGAGCTAATGAAATCAAATGTGGAGTCCCAATGTTTGATGGCAAAGTTCCAGATAAAGAGTTTCTAGACATGTCCAGGGAGGTAATATTTGTTGGTAAGTTAGGGAGTTCACCAGTTAGGTTATTTGAATTGATTGAGAAATATTGCAGTGACATGAATTCCATGTTTATTGGCAACCTGCCGCTGATTTCATTGTTGGAGATGTCCAGATCTGTGACCTTTGCAAATGTAGTGCTGAACCAGTGAGGAATCCTATCAACTATACCTGTGGATGATATATCCATCAATCGAATGTCCACTTGGAATTGAAGCCATGCAGGAAACAAAGGGCCCAGTTGGCAAGAGCCAAGAGTTATTTCTTCTAAACTGAAGGGTGGTATCCAATCGGGACCAACTGTAATCCTCAAATAATTCCATCTTAAATGCAACCTTCTCAACCTCGTTAGACTTGTTAAATGTTCTTCAGTGAAGTCACCGTTCAAGTTGTTGAGTGTGAGATCCATCATGGTCAAATTGCTGAGCATACCGATCTCAGATGGCACAGATCCACTGAGATTGTTGGAAGAGAGATCAAGTCTTCTTAATCTAGAGAGCAGCCCCACCCCTCGTGGTATGCCTCCAATTAGGTTGTTCCGAGCGATGTCAAGAATGACTAAGCTGGTCAAGTGTGGTATCTGATCCGGCATGATTCTGGTAATATTGTTGGAGCCCAAATACAGCTCGTGCAGTTTGTTCAAGGGACACTGGGGCATCCTCCCAACAATATCCTTTATATTTCCAACAATTTGACAAAAGGAAAGGTCCAGAATTCTCAAATTGCATAGTTTTCTGAAGCTTGTAGTCATCGTCCCCATGTTATGATTAGATGAAAAATCAAGGACTCGGAGGGACGTCATATGTGCCAGTGCATCAGGAGGTTGACCGTACAGTTGAGTTTCAGAAAGGTAGAGATCTTGGAGGCTTGTCAAATTCCAAAACCATCCCCTTGCCATTAGGTGGGCAAAGGTGTTGCCGGAGAGATCAAGCCTCTCGAGTTTGGTGAGGTTAATATGTGGGAGTGAATGATTTGCGGTCGGAAGATAGCAAAACCCAAGATCGAGGGCCTTCAAAGAAGGAATCATGTTGACAACATAAGGCCAATCAGCTATTGTGCTGAGGTTTACCGAATTCAGTCTAAGATACTGCAAATTAGGTATGCGCGCTATCCATGAAATGTCTCTTGAGTACATACTTTGAAATTGGCATGAGAGGTCAAGATGCCGCAAGTTTGAGAGGTTTCCGAGATGAGGGGGCACTCTGCCAAAAAATGGTATGCCGGAGAGGTTGAGATATCTCAATCCCGTCAAAGAGGCCAAGAACTCCGGAATGTGGCCGCTTGGGCCCTCGAGGCAATTCATGCTAAGATCAAGGTGCACTAGACGATCCATGGAGAGCAAAGAATTACTTATCTCGCCAACCAAAGCCGTGTCTCCGTAAAACCCATCAAGGAGCACATTACGAAGATGAAGCCTAAGGACACGGTCGGTCCGGTTGCTGCACTTCACGCCTCTCCACTGACAGGAGTCTTCCTTGTGCCAAGAATCAAGGATGCCCATGGGGTCGCTGGTGATGCCGCGCTTGAAGGATAGCAGGGCATCCCGCTCTCGTGGTATGCAGCTTGCGCCAGCGGAACCGCCGGCTGGCCCGAGCTGAAGTGCATCGGAGGCCAGCAAGTCGGCGGCAGCTAGGACGCATATGAGCACGAGCTTGGCAGTGGTGGGACGCATGGTGAGGAAGATGATGGATCCATCTCTATGCCGCTACGAACGGAGTTTCATGGCAATTGTAAGCAAAAAAAAAATCCATCTTTCTGACTGAGTCCATGTTCCCTTGTTGGCAATCTGACGGCAACCCTGTGAGCAAGGACGTACACATGTTTTCTGGCCAAGGTCGTCAGGAACTGAGAATTTCTACACATCCAAGGCCTGAATTCGTCCAGTGAATTTGACTGACGTGCATGTTAGGCAAGCGAACATCACCACGTGGTTTAGTACAGGTGCAGGCTTTTCCTTCCATTTCTCAGCTCACTGAACGATATGTAAGTGAAGATAATTTCAGTGTAGTTTTACTGTTTCTTTTAGTCCTTGTTGCTGCAGCTGTCCCTTAGAAGTAGGCTAATGAAAATTTCTGCAGGATTGTACAATGATTGAAAGGCCAGGAGCTCAGGGTATGTATGGTGGCATTCGTAAGTGTTTTCAAGCTCCTTGCTGagtcccgcaaaaaaaaaaaagctCCTTGCTGAGGATGAGAAAAAGGAAACTTCAATTATCAAAGCAACATTAATAATTCTAAAAGTTTATCAGCATTGTCACACATAGTTGCAGGATTTGAGATGCTGAAAGCATGTTAATAGTCAGTGTTCTACTGTACAAGCATTAGAGTACTGGACATTTCAAGATTTCGGAAGGCCAGAACTGACCAGCTTTGTAATGTAAAAAGGACAAGTATGTTATCGCAAGATCCTGGTCACAAAATATCTTAGCATGTACTCTTGAGGTTTTAAAATTTAATAGGTTCAGTTTGCATTTTGATTCCATCAAGAGAACTTTTGCTTCAATGGCCGTACGAGGGGAATGTATAATTAATTATCTGACAACTGAAATTTGTAGGAAATAAAGGTTCATCTACCACCTAAATGGGTGTGGTTAATCTAGGGCCTTCCATTTTCTTAGTGGCGTTTGGTTCATCAATCATCAAGGGTCTTGTGTTAGTTGGTTGTGCAGCTCTGGTCATTGAGCAAAGAGAAATAGAGTAAGGAGAATACTGAAAGAGTTGTGCATTCTACTAGTTGTGTAACAAGTAAACATACTGCCAGTTTTTCATGGCATCAGGCCTACTATTGAGAGATCTGACAGCCGAAACAATCCCCTGCACAAAGAGGCAAAGCACAGCAAACTTCAGACCCAGGATTACGGCTCAGGCTGGACGGAGCGAGCGGGCTTTTCGGCCCGCTCGTGGCCCGTTTGGGACCGGACCGTTCGGTCCTGGCCCGTTGAAGAAATTAGCCAGTCCGGTTACAGAATTTGGGCCCGATATTTTGTCGGTCCAGTCCGGTCTTTGACCGAGCCAACCGAGCGGACCGAAGCGCGCTGCAGGCCGTTCCTCGTCATCATGGCCACCACACGCTCTGGCCGGCGAGATCCGCGCGCTGGGTGATCGACGACCACGCCCCGCCGTCTCTCTCCTGCATGGGCGCGCCCCTTCTTGATTTGTTTCCGTTTATTGAGTCGAACAAAGAAGAAAACTCAAGTCGTGCGTGAGGTAGAAGagaacagaaaatagaaagaacACGCCATCACACCCGTGATTATCTGAGAGTCACACAGGGGCAAGAGGCAGTCACGCCCTACCGTTTGGTTTTTCCTTTTAATCAGTCGACAGGAAATATATAGAGAGAATAAGATAAACATGATTCGATCCGATAATTTAGACGCTTCCCGCGACAACTCCTCGCTGTTGTTCCTTTTATTTGCTAGTAATGAGAGAAATAGCGAACCAATCTGTGGTTGAGATGGTTAGGTGaacagtggtatccccaacccaccagggttcaagacgttcccgtcgacgacgaggcgagTAAGGTGTGCGTGtatgcgttcataggggtgagtgtatgtgCGTGTATATGAGCGTTTGTGTCTATACTGATgctaaaaaaaatgagagaaataAGTTTGATCGGATAATATACTTGCATGCAAAAAAAAAACTGCTAAAAATATACTTGCGGACGCTCGAggctaagggcatctccagccgcgccccaggaaggcctccccaCACGATTTTTTCGCCTAAAAAAagggcccagtcgcgcccccaggagtACGATTTTCGCCGGCCTGGGCCGAAAACAGTGTCGGCGGACCCAgaccgaacccggcgcgctggggagcgcgcgaactgttttggcgcgaaacagccgcgggtccgccgcgtcagcgacacggcgcctcgtcttcccccaacggcctcggttcccgcggggaatcaatgccaaggctgccgccggtcagtcttgccattgattcctcacgggcgacgcgtcacgggacggcgcgccgacgcctcccctccctcgcacgcgtacacacgggtgCGGCGCGGCTATATAGCCGGTGGCCTGCACTCGTCTGcgcccacaccagccccgcccctcgccgccgcccagctcctccctctccctacctctcccgagcgccgccgcccagcccctccctctatctctctacctctcccgagcctgtcaccatggcggaacgctaccccggagacgaggcggcagccaatggcttcggccgccgtttgctccgcgaacaggagtcctggctcctgttccaggcgaacatcccggcgccgccggacatgcgcgccgggccgacggggtggaggctcagcgccgggggagtgcccattcccccgttgcccgacgccgtggcgaagccgaagtacttcgccgaggaagtcgaggtcgtgcgcgcctccctcaccgacgcccaactctccttcccccagtacgccgccgacaaccacgcggcttGGGCAGCATATTTCGAGCACCGCCAGCAGCAGCGCTTGGCGTTCATCAACGGCGCGCCGGTGGTTGGCGGCCGGcagaacagcgaggggcgccacctgtggtggggcgtccccggccgcacactcgagggcgtgctgacgtacctcgagggcggcaacgacccgccgttggcgtacccggtgagggcggccgccccggcgcagcaccgacgcgccgggccatgggcgccaaggaggttcgggtcctcctccttttcttcttcctcccgatcttcatcgcactcctcctgcactccggccctgctcggcgtcaaggccgagcccgcggcggagacgccgctcggccggcgcactcggagcgccggcatcgtcatcaacgagggcggccggcgcgcctactcgtcggctcctcctccgcgcttcgtcaagccaaagacggagccggggctcgcgccggtgaagaaggagccggccgcgccggtgacgacggagctcgacgacgacgacgcggccctggaatgggcgcgcagggactccatagcgatggagaaggagcgtctggagaaggcgaaggAGCGCCAGCGCGCCGCCCTGCTTCGCTTCGCGGAGCGTCGACGCGGCCGCGACGAAGGCGGAGTCGTCGTCAtctgcgacagcgacgacgacgacgatgatgcgccgccaccagtccgccatggcgacgccgggcaggggtccagcaggggcgcccgcgtcaaggaggagaaggccgacgacgacgatggcggcgacgcCGGCGACTTCAGCAAGTTTTTCCTTTAGATTAGTTTATGTATATGTGCTATGTAATGAAAATCCGCGAACTTCGCCGAAATATgccgaaatttatcgtgtttggccgaaatttatcgtgtttAAGCCGAACTTCGCCGAACTTCTTTTATTTTAAAACGTGCCTGGGGGCAGCCCTGGGGCCGGCGGCTGGGGACCAACTCGCCCCCAGGCCCAatttttgcgccggctcaccccaggcggcgattttaggcgccccctggggggccaacggctggagatgccctaaccgtcgcgccgccccctctccctcGCCTTCCTCTCCCCAGCACCGCCGCTCCCTCGCATGGCTGTTCCCCCTCTCCCCCGTGCGGCCGCGccgctccctctctctctcttgtgccTCTCCCTCACGCCGCCGCGCCGTCAACATGTGCGTCTTCTCTGGCTACGGCCACCGTGCTGCTTCTCCGACAACCTCTCCAACATCCTGGACCCACATGCAGCGACTGGACGTCACCGGGACCATGAGGACCGCCGGTCCGCACCGAGCTTCTCGTCCGCCGGTCCGCACCGAGCTTCTCGTCCGCCGGTCCGGTCCCTGAATCTGGACCGCTGCCCTGCTcggtccggtccggaccggaccgCCGGCGGCCGGTCCAATCGACAACTCGGACCGGCCCGGACCGTGTCCACCCGTCCCACATTAGTTTCTTTAGTACGCGAGCATGCCACATAATATACAGGATTTTACATGTTTCTAAGTCATCTTTTAACTCAAGTAAAACTCATGAAGGAAATAGCAGCAGTTACAATCACACTTTGGTcagaagtactccctccgtcccataatataagacgttttcacAAGATAACATGGCTTGTAAAAACATCTTATATtgtgggatggagggagtaccaATTAGGGAGGACTTGATTAACCTGACTTGGCTCTTTCATGGCTTTGTTTAACCTGACTTGTTGAAACACCATCAATTGGACGCTTCACTAGAAAGTGGAAGTCTGCAGACGAACACGATACCATTCCCAGTCGACCTTACATGCTCAGCAGATGAGATGAATTTTTGTTGAACATATTCAAAACACTTAAATAATTGTGGTTGAAGTACATGTGAAATGCTGTTAGCATGACGGTTCAGATAGTTGTTTATTAGTGTATTAGTTACATGTGAAATTCTGTTAGCAGGAGCTTGGCACTGGTGGTACGCATGGC belongs to Triticum urartu cultivar G1812 chromosome 7, Tu2.1, whole genome shotgun sequence and includes:
- the LOC125522551 gene encoding receptor-like protein EIX2, whose product is MRPTTAKLVLICVLAAADLLASDALQLGPAGGSAGASCIPRERDALLSFKRGITSDPMGILDSWHKEDSCQWRGVKCSNRTDRVLRLHLRNVLLDGFYGDTALVGEISNSLLSMDRLVHLDLSMNCLEGPSGHIPEFLASLTGLRYLNLSGIPFFGRVPPHLGNLSNLRHLDLSCQFQSMYSRDISWIARIPNLQYLRLNSVNLSTIADWPYVVNMIPSLKALDLGFCYLPTANHSLPHINLTKLERLDLSGNTFAHLMARGWFWNLTSLQDLYLSETQLYGQPPDALAHMTSLRVLDFSSNHNMGTMTTSFRKLCNLRILDLSFCQIVGNIKDIVGRMPQCPLNKLHELYLGSNNITRIMPDQIPHLTSLVILDIARNNLIGGIPRGVGLLSRLRRLDLSSNNLSGSVPSEIGMLSNLTMMDLTLNNLNGDFTEEHLTSLTRLRRLHLRWNYLRITVGPDWIPPFSLEEITLGSCQLGPLFPAWLQFQVDIRLMDISSTGIVDRIPHWFSTTFAKVTDLDISNNEISGRLPINMEFMSLQYFSINSNNLTGELPNLPTNITSLDMSRNSLSGTLPSNIGTPHLISLALVSNQITGSIPESLCKAEFLESLDLRNNLLEGQLPWCFGVKDISFLMLSNNSFSGNFPPFVKDCRRLEALDLSRNSFSGRLPLWIGDLVELRFLRLNQNMFSGEIPATISNLSHLHHLNLAGNGLSGPITWHLSNVTGMTGKYVKDYMFDSIPYGSYSHKLRTYSFSSVVVKGRELDYDIHIMDLVSIDLSFNQLTGRIPEEIVALDALIILNLSWNQLSGKIPNKLGALHALESLDLSRNMLSGRIPPSLSDITYLSYLNLSDNNLTGRIPSGHQLDTLYTQQPSMYSGNSGLCGPPLPNSCPGKNVTRQDDQKRNEHSFEPMTFYFGLALGFVLGLWVVFCVLLFKREWRTAYFCMVDKTYDQMYVFAVLTWKSWTRKRTTN